Below is a genomic region from Biomphalaria glabrata chromosome 3, xgBioGlab47.1, whole genome shotgun sequence.
AccaagaccaatcgtcatagtagGCCTAAACACAGACATGTAACattgcaacctgtgggcagtttggaCCAAAACCTGGTGTGACGTGacgacgagctattggtctaaacacaGACATGTAacatcgcaacctgtgggcagtttggaCCAAAACCTGGTGTGACGTGacgacgagctattggtctaaacacaGACATGTAacatcgcaacctgtgggcagtttggaCCAAAACCTGGTGTGACGTGacgacgagctattggtctaaacacaGACATGTAacatcgcaacctgtgggcagtttggaCCAAAACCTGGTGTGACGTGacgacgagctattggtctaaacacaGACATGTAacatcgcaacctgtgggcagtttggaCCTAACCCTGGTGTGACGTGACGACGAGCTATCGGTCTAAACACAGACATGTAGcatcgcaacctgtgggcagtttggaCCAAAACCTGGTGTGACGTGacgacgagctattggtctaaacacaGACATGTAGcatcgcaacctgtgggctgttTTGACCAAAAGCTGGTGTGACGTggcgacgagctattggtctaaaactgcccacaggttgcgatgtCGCAGGTCATTGCTCGTGCATACTATAACGACTGGTCTCGTTTGAACAGGAGTGTCTGTCCACTGGTTATTTCATTTCACACTTGTATTGCTGTTCCTTTAAAACTTGATCTTCCTGGTCCTCCACTGGGAAATGGCCGAGTGGTTTATTGTTAAGTCTCCTTTGCACAGGTATGGAGTCGAAACCAATCGGTGTTTTGAGATCCGGTTATTGAAGTCATGAACCTGATGTGAAATACAAAACGCCAAACAAGTCTCTTAAATCGGAAGCAGTGATCAATGACCCAGTTATGAGACTTTAAAAACAACTcacttgaaaaataaaataataacctcGTGACGTAATCAGACTTTCCTTTTTGTTTATTCCAATGAGTTGTATCCCAACCAAATGAGCTCCCCTTGGGTTTGTAGCATTCAGCTAACCGCCACTAGTATTATCATTTATCTGCGCGGCCAGAGTCAAAGCTTTTCTCTCCCCTTAACTTCAAGACTCAGTCCTGATTGCGTCCCCTTTGAGTCAGAATTATGCCTCTCTTTTCATTAGTCAATGTCATAACATTCAAACTCAAGGTCAAAtagcagtggtgtagctagggatttggagGCTCGGTTGACCTTGACCTTTCTatgggcccctgcattttaacGTTCGACATCataacatgagataatgtacttaatgaATATACAAGTCTAAATACCAATTGGTATAGTatattagtaaaatttaaaaaaaaaaaaatcttttaaatgaataataccgttgtttattggcgagataATACACGAGTGACAATTTTCCATTCATATCGCCTCACGTCGTGTTTTCTGTGCAGCAAGGGCATCTATCAATCAATGATCAATGATGTGCAATACTATGGGTCCCCCTCAAGTGGAAACCCAGAAGGATTTAACAATTTCAATACTTAATAAACTGATCGCTTTAGTGTGTTCATTATGAACTCGTTCACgtaatactaataaaaaaaaaagcgaaacaaaataataattaaaatttaactttatCTACTGGTAGGCATTACAGGATTTTCTCCATTTATTGTGTAACTGAACCTAGGGAGGGGTGGAGGGAAGGGTGACGGaaacatttaatattaatttttattgtaacATTTCATTCTATGCACCTTTATAATTCTAATTATATGTTctatttaaagataaaaattatattactttTAGATTTTACATTTGTACTTAGTCACTACTATGtacaatgacacacacacaaaaatgccAGTCGTAGCCGGTGGGTAGAATATTGTTGCATATGAAGTGTTTCAGGTCTTCCTtgctggaaaaaaacaacaacagaatcttttgtttaaattgtattcAAATATTTCAGAAAATTTTCTTTTACACTTTGCCCACATTAGCTCCCTTTGTTGACATGAAACTGCCTGGCCGTATGTGGGCTCCCAAAATGTTGTCAGATGGTTTGAGttccgaagcaggacgttttggcgccgccgttttggcgcgaaggacgttttggcgcgagccgttttggcgcgaaggacgctttggcgcgaaatacattatgtacgtttattgtattatttcttttaaaagaattattcatatctatgttttgcatgagtgtttatgttaagacatatttttcacgtactaaatgtaaatgtgtgtttgtttttcacatcattttctttaattaacattttggcttgtgtatgtgtgtttattaagaggcacacttttattttcaaaaaggtTTTTTAAGataatactttaaaattaaaaacaaaatgaaactatgattgactaaaaattgatgcaattatttgtttatattaacattggtttatttaatgactgtatggtatctccagctatacataccaaacacttgctaataataagtacaAATAGAATACATCatatacatgtaccatgtttctcaaaatattgTAAGTATACttagacaccatggttatttgcctaagtcgctggaattcaagggttcattaaaaaaaaaaaagctaagtgcttattaaattattgtcaaatgatatctcgcgccaaaacgtcccgtcgccaaaacggctcgcgccaaaacgtcccgtcgccaaaacggcggggccaaaacggcggcgccaaaacgtcacgtaccgtttGAGTTCGGCCTTGAACTTCTTAATTTGTAACTAACAACAGAGATAACTCTTTTCTTAAACATCTCATCGGGCcccaataaaaaaacacaacatttcaGACTTTTTGTATGAAAGAaaacaactccctccccctcctCCATATAAACATCACCCCTGCCGATACCCCTCATGCCCCCCTTTCTTTATTTTGAAACAATCGAACTGGTCCTACAgaaactacacacacacacacacacacacacacacacacattccctAGAGCATAAAATGTTGTTGGAAATAAATCAGGCCCGTTGAGTTCCCTTAAAGCCCCATTTCTGGCAGCCAGCAATTCCCTGGAGTCTCAGTtcatccggggggggggggccagaTCTggtcgtaaaaaaaaaatactgagcGCCCTGTAACCACTGGACTGGTTCGAGTGGTTGGCCAGGCGTACTCTCAAGGAAATTAGGCAGACAGGAAGGTCGTTTCGCGGATATTTTCCCattgttggtgtgtgtgtgtgttgggggtgGGAGGGTCGGATGGACACTTCTCTCAATGGTTTGGGCCCAGAGTCCGAATgattcaacttgtttttttttattttgtgacaaAGAGACGAGGGTTGCCACTAGGTCTAGTATGTTAGAACAAGTCTAGTCAATACTGACTATAGATACCGAACTTGGGCTGTAGGTACGGTTCAATAGACTTAGAAATCAGTTTGTCCAGGTAACGGAGAAGTTCAATAGTTTAATATGTCTTTGTATTTTCAGTTATACAAATTCTTCCATGTTGCCGGAGACTATCGTTTCAATGGAGAAATAACCATAATCCTctaagaaataaaacatttccgaaAGGGAATAGCCGCTACTAGttgtgtgtggtctgtctgtccttccgtccgtccgtccggtttagatctcaaactagaaaaagaaaatgaaaatcggacatcatatcttacatcattcaaagttctgatgcaacggctacttttttttcaccAGCGAATCCTGGTTAATACtgggtttttttaatttcgggatcttttgggcgcctctgagtccaacaacctctgatgggtacctgacattagttggggaaaagtaaaggttggtcgttgtgctggccacatgacaccctcgttaaccgtaggccacagaaacagataacctttacatcatctgccctatagaccacaatgtctggGGTGGAACTATTAGTGAATTCGATGGGGGTCGTCTCTGTGTTTGTGTAAGAACAGAAACTCTCTGTGTAATCTTGTGAATCCATAAGTTGAAACaatattaagaaaatattttcattgtctTTTATTTCGATCTATTGCTGGATTTTGTAGAGACTCTAAACATTATTGCAGACAGATCTGACTCTAAACATTATTGCAGACAGCTCTGACTAGAATGACCTCAGTTTGAACTGCTCCAGGTGACTTGGCGACTGTTTGGGTGTAATGTATGGGGGcagggtgtgtgtgtgcaacGTAGTGAGCTGCGGGTGCTGGGCGGAGATATAAAACCACAAAAAAGTTACCATAAAACCCGCGTGCTTGAATTTAATGCATTCAGTCTTGTTTTCGGGTTGAtttgcataatttatttatagcaTGCGGGAGTTCAACCAAAGTTCAGCTCTAGGATAAACAGGAGGATCTGAGGTCAGAGACAAATCAGAAAGCGTTTACCTACATAcaaatagaatttattttgtgACATTtgatggaaggaaataggaaaagaaaaaagcaaagaaaatatGAAGCAAGTGAGAGACTGATGAGTGTTGGGAGTAGttgggagagagggagggagagccaaagagagagagagagagagagagatgatgtGTGAGcggtgagagaaagagagtgcgAGATTGAGTCAGATGAACAGTGAGAAAGTGagaatgagacagagagagttttcatgaaaataagaaaaaaaattagaaaacaaaaaagaaagactaaaaaattagaaaacaaaaaagaaagactaaaaaattagaaaacaaaaaagaaagactaaaaaattagaaaacaaaaaagaaagactaaaaaattagaaaacaaaaaagaaagactaaaaaattagaaaacaaaaaagaaagactaaaaaattagaaaacaaaaaagaaagactaaaaaattagaaaacaaaaaagaattgatcaacaaaacaagaaagatATCACCAGGGAGAGATTTGATTCTTGTAGGTCACATTTTGATTTAATCATGTCGAATCAAAATACATCTACAGTCTACTGTTGACAATTatcttttatacattttaaccacacatttgttttctctctgattctcatttatttattatcattCTATAAATAACTTTGCCACGTGACCCTATCACTTCCCAGAAGCAAACAGAATCCCACAAAGTATCAAAAATCTGTCACACCAATCGGACGTAGGCGGGAATCTCTACAGCAAAGATGTCACATTCATTTTTGTCACGCAGGAAGTCTTTGGGAAACAGTTCTATGGATATGTCTGTCGAGTTGTCCATAAACAATTCATAACGGTTTTAGTGGTAAATAGTTTCCAGAACATTTGACATCAAACCATTTGGTCTTGTTTTAAGGTGTGAACTTTAGGGGGAGGTCAAAGGTGAGgcttagcaaaataaaaatctgaATAGGGTTGATAGGAGGGATAGGAATGTTGATAGGAGGGATAGGAATGTTGATAGGAGGGATAGGAATGTTGATAGGAGGGATAGGAATGTTGATAGGAGGGATAGGAATGTTGATAGGAATGTTGATAGGAATGTTGATAGGAATGTTGATAGGAATGTTGATAGGAGGGATAGGAATGTTGATAGGAATGTTGATAGGAATGTTGATAGGAGGGATAGGAATGTTGATAGGAGGGATAGGAATGTTGATAGGAGGGATAGGAATGTTGATAGGAGGGATAGGAATGTTGATAGGAATGTTGATAGGAGGGATAGGAATGTTGATAGGAGGGATAGGAATGTTGATAGGAGGGATAGGAATGTTGATAGGAGGGATAGGAATGTTGATAGGAATGTTGATAGGAGGGATAGGAATGTTGATAGGAGGGATAGGAATGTTGATAGGAATGTTGATAGGAATGTTGATAGGAATGTTGATTGGAATGTTGATAGGAGGGATAGGAATGTTGATAGGAATGTTGATAGGAATGTTGATAGGAATGTTGATAGGAGGGATAGGAATGTTGATAGGAGGGATAGGAATGTTGATAGGAGGGATAGGAATGTTGATAGGAGGGATAGGAATGTTGATAGGAATGTTGATAGGAGGGATAGGAATGTTGATAGGAATGTTGATAGGAATGTTGATAGGAGGGATAGGAATGTTGATAGGAATGTTGATAGGAATGTTGATAGGAATGTTGATAGGAATGTTGATAGGAGGGATAGGAATGTTGATAGGAATGTTGATAGGAATGTTGATAGGAGGGATAGGAATGTTGATAGGAGGGATAGGAATGTTGATAGGAGGGATAGGAATGTTGATAGGAGGGATAGGAATGTTGATAGGAATGTTGATAGGAGGGATAGGAATGTTGATAGGAGGGATAGGAATGTTGATAGGAGGGATAGGAATGTTGATAGGAGGGATAGGAATGTTGATAGGAATGTTGATAGGAGGGATAGGAATGTTGATAGGAGGGATAGGAATGTTGATAGGAATGTTGATAGGAATGTTGATAGGAATGTTGATTGGAATGTTGATAGGAGGGATAGGAATGTTGATAGGAATGTTGATAGGAATGTTGATAGGAATGTTGATAGGAGGGATAGGAATGTTGATAGGAGGGATAGGAATGTTGATAGGAGGGATAGGAATGTTGATAGGAGGGATAGGAATGTTGATAGGAATGTTGATAGGAGGGATAGGAATGTTGATAGGAATGTTGATAGGAATGTTGATAGGAGGGATAGGAATGTTGATAGGAGGGATAGGAATGTTGATAGGAGGGATAGGAATGTTGATAGGAATGTTGATAGGAGGGATAGGAATGTTGATAGGAGGGATAGGAATGTTGATAGGAATGTTGATAGGAGGGATAAGAATGTTGATACTTTAatttaatacacacacacaaactgggGAGGGGGTAATTGGGGCAATTATATTTTACACGCTGTTACGTGTATAAGGCAAATAGACAAAGATTTATTTCTAGTTGAACTTGCTGTGTGATTTACTTAGTTGAACTTGCTGTGTGATTTACGTAGTTGAACTTGCTGTGTGATTTACTTAGTTGAACTTGCTGTGTGATTTACTTAGTTGAACTTGCTGTGTGATTTACTTAGTTGAACTTGCTGTGTGATTTACTTAGTTCAACTTGCTGTGTGATTTACTTAGTTGAACTTGCTGTGTGATTTACTTAGTTGAACTTGCTGTGTGATTTACTTAGTTAAACTAGCTGTGTGATTTACTTAGTTGAACTTGCTGTGTGATTTAcgtagttgaactagctgtgtGATTTAcgtagttgaactagctgtgtGATTTACTTAGTTGAACTTGCTGTGTGATTTACTTAGTTAAACTAGCTGTGTGATTTACTTATTTGAACTTGCTGTGTGATTTAcgtagttgaactagctgtgtGATTTAcgtagttgaactagctgtgtGATTTAcgtagttgaactagctgtgtGATTTACTTAGT
It encodes:
- the LOC129925084 gene encoding uncharacterized protein LOC129925084, with translation MVESDSAADMLPVVSMSWTINILIPPINIPINIPIPPINIPIPPINIPINIPIPPINIPIPPINIPIPPINIPINIPINIPIPPINIPINIPIPPINIPIPPINIPIPPINIPIPPINIPINIPINIPINIPIPPINIPINIPINIPINIPINIPIPPINIPIPPINIPINIPIPPINIPIPPINIPIPPINIPIPPINIPINIPIPPINIPIPPINIPIPPINIPIPPINIPINIPINIPIPPINIPINIPINIPINIPINIPIPPINIPINIPINIPIPPINIPINIPIPPINIPIPPINIPIPPINIPIPPINIPINIPINIPINIPIPPINIPINIPINIPINIPINIPIPPINIPIPPINIPINIPIPPINIPIPPINIPIPPINIPIPPINIPINIPIPPINIPIPPINIPIPPINIPIPPINIPINIPINIPIPPINIPINIPINIPINIPINIPIPPINIPIPPINIPIPPINIPIPPINIPIPPINPIQIFILLSLTFDLPLKFTP